In one window of Kitasatospora sp. MMS16-BH015 DNA:
- a CDS encoding acyltransferase: protein MHLPEPDFDPEPVAPPARKGGRDRYLDLLRALALVRVVLYHNFGWFWLPIVFPSMGVMFALAGMLMARSLGSRPAMGVIRGRLRRLLPPMWLFGAIVVTAQLVDGWGPDADGHPGWWWGELTFWILPLSTPPYANLLHGFSGHLDHTWAEQIVVPLWYLRAYLWYVLLSPLMRWALRKQPWLTLFAPLAISIAMNSLFADQDFVYGRVWENATDFTTFGSCWILGMAYQEGVLKRIPQYVVPSIAPLVMVAGWWYLHTRPVDPSSPTDIESWPIAQALWSLGFVAILLHVSPSWEQWPRPLERWNGLVSLLNARAVSVYLWHQSALVLAIPLIDPLWTVDFVYKHMQWLLTSQWFPLMVAVPLIALLVLLFGWIEDVAAKRRPRLFPYPRRKRGRRRAAI from the coding sequence ATGCACCTGCCCGAGCCCGACTTCGACCCCGAGCCGGTGGCGCCGCCCGCCCGCAAGGGCGGCCGCGACCGCTACCTCGACCTGCTGCGCGCGCTGGCGCTGGTCCGCGTGGTGCTCTACCACAACTTCGGCTGGTTCTGGCTGCCGATCGTCTTCCCGTCGATGGGCGTGATGTTCGCGCTGGCCGGGATGCTGATGGCCCGCTCGCTCGGCAGCCGCCCCGCGATGGGCGTCATCCGGGGCCGACTGCGCCGCCTGCTGCCCCCGATGTGGCTGTTCGGCGCGATCGTGGTCACCGCCCAGCTCGTGGACGGCTGGGGCCCCGACGCCGACGGCCACCCCGGCTGGTGGTGGGGCGAGCTGACCTTCTGGATCCTGCCGCTGAGCACCCCGCCGTACGCGAACCTGCTGCACGGCTTCAGCGGGCACCTCGACCACACCTGGGCCGAGCAGATCGTCGTCCCGCTCTGGTACCTGCGCGCCTACCTCTGGTACGTGCTGCTCTCCCCGCTGATGCGGTGGGCGCTGCGCAAGCAGCCATGGCTGACCCTGTTCGCCCCGCTGGCGATCTCGATCGCGATGAACTCCCTCTTCGCCGACCAGGACTTCGTCTACGGCCGGGTCTGGGAGAACGCCACCGACTTCACCACCTTCGGCTCCTGCTGGATCCTCGGCATGGCCTACCAGGAGGGCGTGCTCAAGCGGATCCCGCAGTACGTGGTGCCCTCCATCGCGCCGCTGGTCATGGTGGCCGGCTGGTGGTACCTGCACACCCGGCCGGTCGACCCGAGCAGCCCCACCGACATCGAGAGCTGGCCGATCGCCCAGGCCCTCTGGTCGCTGGGCTTCGTCGCCATCCTGCTCCACGTCAGCCCGTCCTGGGAGCAGTGGCCGAGGCCGCTGGAGCGCTGGAACGGCCTGGTCAGCCTGCTCAACGCCCGTGCCGTCAGCGTCTACCTCTGGCACCAGAGCGCCCTGGTGCTCGCCATCCCCCTGATCGACCCGCTCTGGACGGTCGACTTCGTCTACAAGCACATGCAGTGGCTGCTCACCAGCCAGTGGTTCCCGCTGATGGTGGCCGTCCCGCTGATCGCCCTGCTGGTGCTGCTCTTCGGCTGGATCGAGGACGTGGCCGCCAAGCGCAGGCCCCGGCTCTTCCCGTACCCGCGCCGCAAGCGCGGCCGACGGCGGGCGGCCATCTGA